One Brassica napus cultivar Da-Ae unplaced genomic scaffold, Da-Ae ScsIHWf_1733;HRSCAF=2363, whole genome shotgun sequence genomic region harbors:
- the LOC125598546 gene encoding pre-mRNA cleavage factor Im 25 kDa subunit 2-like — translation MKINYMKEGMRTSVDAILLVQEHNHPHILLLQIGNTFCKLPGGRLKPGENEVEGLKRKLTSKLGGNSAALVPDWKVGECVATWWRPNFETMMYPYCPPHITKPKECKRLYIVHLSEKEYFAVPKT, via the exons ATGAAAATCAA CTATATGAAAGAGGGCATGAGGACTAGCGTTGATGCGATTCTGCTG GTACAAGAACACAACCATCCTCACATACTTCTCCTGCAAATTGGTAACACATTCTGCAAGCTTCCAGGTGGACGCCTGAAGCCTGGAGAAAACG AAGTTGAAGGCTTGAAAAGAAAGTTGACTAGTAAGCTTGGAGGCAATTCTGCTGCTCTTGTACCTGACTGGAAG GTAGGAGAATGTGTTGCGACGTGGTGGCGTCCAAACTTTGAAACCATGATGTACCCGTATTGCCCTCCTCACATAACCAAGCCCAag GAATGCAAGAGACTTTATATTGTTCACTTGTCTGAGAAAGAGTACTTTGCAGTGCCCAAAACTTGA